Below is a window of Trichosurus vulpecula isolate mTriVul1 chromosome 4, mTriVul1.pri, whole genome shotgun sequence DNA.
ACCTGGGTCAAAATTGTCAGCCTCGATGACAACAACTTCAGTAGTCCTAGCTATAAATATGGATACCGTGCATAAAATGATATTGTAAATAGATAGACTGGATCAATAAAATAaatcagccaataaatatttatttagtgcctactatgtgctgagcatcAGGTGGCACTGAGGGGTTAGTACAATCTCTACTCAtgaggatctcacagtctaaaaAGAGACACAAGACCAAGACACAGGAAAGCATTAGTGAAGAGTGGGTCAGCACTTGATAATCACATAAAAATGCactattttatttcaaattaatgTAGTAATAATCAATTAGATAACAAAATGCAAATAGGAATTGTGATAATGAAACTTAAAAGAAGTTAGAAAAAGGACTGATTAGTAGACATTTGGGTCACCATCTTCATAGAGGCAATGGAACCTGAGATAAGCCCCAGCAGCAGATTATGGTTAAAATAGACACAGcaagataaattgaaaaaaatgcttaCCGGGGAGGAATTACATTGTAGGTATGTTCAAAGATAAATGTGGTGTAGTCTGGAGAAAAGAGTACCCTAGAAAAATGGCAGCCTGTGTCAGAGGCTCAGCTATATGGGGTCAACCAGGAACTGGGTGGTTTGTATTTAAGGCATGAGTGCAAATTAGAAAAGACACAAGCTAGAgcttcaaaggaaagaaaagcagagcAAGAAAGCCTTTTcctggaggggaaaaagaaacctattgattagagagaaagATAGGAGCAAACATAGAGCACAGATGATGATGACTCTggtttctttctgcctttggagagaaaatgaatgcaGAACTCCTAAAGGTTCTAATAATTATTTAGAGGCAGAAGAATATAACCTGTTGACTTTCCCAGGACAATCATAAAAATCTTTGTTTCCCTCTCTCAAGTAAAATCTATAAGGTTAATTTAGTCATTCACTTTAAAAGAAACCATATGATAAAGTATGGGAAAtcagatccaagctttggggttTCATCCAGTAGTTGAGAGCAGAAGAGTCGAAAGGAAAGTGAAAATCATTGCTTGGATTAAAGCAAATAGAAGCCACCTGAAAGGGGTTTTGGTGGAAAATGAGTTAAGGTTTTTGAGATCAAGGACAAAGCTATATAAGTCCTGGACAATCTGGAAAGATCTTGGGATCATCATAGACTGAAAatttagaaggaacctcagagaccatctaatcaactccctaattttgtagatgaggaaatggaagcccaggtTGGTTTGCTGGGGTCACAAGGTAGTGAAAGTGGAAGAactaggacttgaatccaagtccccTAAGCCAGGGATATTTCCACTATAGATTCAAGGAGAGTTACTTTTATTCAAGCCTGGTTGTAAATCAAGGTTTGAACCTGTAGAAAAGAGTTTAAGAATTAGTAAATCACCTAACTATGCCTAtatgttcatttttctttcagtcttGCTTTAATTTGAGTACCCTATTTAAAAGCAGTTTCATTTAAATGTTTATGCCAACAGGTCTAAATACTTGACATTAAGTGCTGTACAGCATGTAGGGAGCCCATCTGAAACCCAGTAAGACCTAGCCTCAAGTCTTACATGTGACACCTAATGTTTGCATGACCCTTcctaaatcacttaatctctcagtgctctagacagcTCTCTAAGGGTCTAAGTTGTGGAATTTAGTTGCAGGGTTTTCTTTCCCACAGAGTTCCATACTTAAGGTTGATGCTCttgctagtttaaaaaaattatgcctACTTGttttaatagcaatatttttGTAGAAAAGGTGTTAGTAGAAAAATGTCCCATATTCTCTTTTTCTCAGTTAACCGCACCAATGAGATGTCAGCTTGTTCAGACCACCACACCAGGCCATTGATAAGGCACCTGGTGATTCCAAGTACTAAAATAAACCTAAATACTTAGGAAGAAACAGGCTTTAAGGTTGGTGGCTTTGCATGCCCAAACTTTAAAAGTGATGGCAAATGTCATGCTTATCAatagaatatttttaatgattagtcattttcatttctcttcttgggTCTTCTAAGAGATGTCAGTCTGAAATCTTCTTTCCTGCGTGATAGAAGCTTCGATCAGTAAAATGGAACAGATGATTTTTATACTAGAGGTTTACTTGGTTTAAATATGTACGTTCAGTTCAAAACCACCTACTTCTATCAAGAGAAGATCACATAAACCATCACGACACAGCCCACAATCCAGCCAATCAGCAGCAGGAGAGGGACAAGCATGTTTGAAGGTGTAGATTCTATTTaacaaacaaaaagcagaagATATAGATGGATTTGTATAGAGTTAAATGAAGCAAATCATTTTGGTCTTAACAtggaatcaagaaaaacaaaccaactgtcatatgaagaaaaaaacagaagtagGTATTAGATAAGATTCAATACATAATGTTATTTATGGAACTGGTTATACGTAATGGATGGCACATGGCACATGGGATATATGTGGAGGTATATATGAATGCATCTATTATCCCATGCACCTTATGGAGTAGTGAATATAGTGCttggcctggagacaggaaaacatACTTCCAAATactgactctgtcacttactagctgggcatgTGAGTTCATCTCTCTGAGACTCGGTTTTCCAATCTGTTTGCACCTATGAGGTGCATATGAGATAATGTAGtagaagtgctttacaaattttaatgGTCCatgtaaatgtaagttatttgattcatcaacaagtatttattaaattcctactgtatgccaggcactgtactggcactggggatacaaggacagaaaggaaacagttcctgtcctcaaatagtctaatgggagagacacacacatacaaaatagaaacaataaaagaaagtcaaGATAGTTAAGGAGGAAGCTAGACATGGGAAATCAAGAAACACTCCACGAATACAGTGATGCTAGAGCTGCTTctcaaggaaaagaaggattctgtgtggggaagggggaaaggaggacagagaaggaaagaggtgaaagtatattccagacatggagaaTAGTTAGCATATAGTTTCAGACACAGGAGTGTTatgtgaaaggaaaagagaggtcaGTTTGGCTAAACCGAAGAGCATGTGAAGGGTAGTAACACAGAGGGAGGCTGGGGAGATAATTTGGGGCTGGCGTATAAAGAACCttgaaagataaacagaagagtgTTTCTTTTATCTTCAAGTTAATAGGGAGCCTTTGAAGGTAGTTGAGTAGGGCAGTCATATGATCAATCCTGCATTTGAGGAAAAACACTTTGGCAACAATATAGACTGTGGACAGGACAAAACTCATTCTTAAATGCACAAAGCAGCACCAGTAACAATATcttgtataaaatatatgaaagagTAAAGAAATAATTATTGATAACCTAAAAACATACAATACAGGCATTGCATGCCATCAATAGCTCACTCTAACCCATACCTGTCAAATGAAATTAATGGTGAAATATGGCTCCTTCTCAAGGACAGGAACTGGAGTCCGAGGGTTTGCAGAGCTTAGCACTGGCCCACTAGTGAGCATGATAAATAGGATTTTACAACAGTACACACTGGTGTACTTGAAGTCTGGGTCAGACCCCATCTTGGGGAGTATGTTTGGGTGCTTAGGAAGGCTACCGATAAGATGGAGAGCATCCACAGGAGGGCAGGCAGAATAGTTCAGGGCCTCAAGTTCATCAGCTGAAAGGACTAGAAATTTTTAGACCCAAAAAGAGAAGATTTGGCACTGGGGAATGATAATTCtattcaagcatttgaaggcTTGCCTTATTGAAGAGGGTTAGGCTGAGACTAGTTGGACAGAACAATGGGAGGGAATTGCAAAGAGGGAAATACAAGTTTGATGGAAGGAAAAACTCTCAAAAATGAGAATATACAGAAGTGGAATAGGGTGTCTGTGTCAGGGGGTTCATAGGCCCAAATGGCTGAGCTGGACTCACTGGGTATGTTACAATGGGGATTCCTCTCCTTAAACAAGATGGTGCTGTTACAAGATGGCTCTTGTAACTCTCAAATCATGTGATTTTCTaggcataaatttagagctaggagggaccacCTTCATTTTTGAATAGGATGGAACTAAGACCAAGAAAGTTTGGACAGCTGGCTTAAGACCACACTGTTACAGAGTCAACATTCAAACCCAGAACCTCTGGTTCCCAACCTAGCAAATACTCCACTGCATTGTACCATGGGCCACCCTTCACTGAAAAACATAAATCAGAGGCCAGAGATGACTATGTGGCAGTTACATTGTGGAAAAGATAGTTTTAATTTATGGATTAGATTGTCTGTTTAGTCTTGGTATCCCCGACACCTGGCCCATAGATGGCACTTAAccaatgctttttgattgactgatcagACTCGATGGCCACTAGAGTGTCTTCCAACTCCAATATTCTGTGTGATACTGACACCTAGGCAGGCAGAGTTAATTCTTTTGGTTCCTCCTACTTTCTCCATTCTACTAAAAACTCATGTTTGAAAGGTTTTccctttatatgtgtgtgtatacattctaCCCCAATACCTAAACCCCtacacacaacacaacacaacacactCATGCAAAAGCACACAAGATTGGCCCCAGGAGAAATTTAATATTGTTAATACTCTAGTCCTAAAGACTTGGGCCTGTCATTAATCGAGAAGTGCAATTCGATTTCGTGCCATTAGCCAACAAAGAGAGGACGGATAATTTTAGCATTCACAATTCTGAGATAATTTGCAGGGCTTATACAATACGCATTTTTGAAAATTCTATTAATGTAAAAGCACTGGTGGAGAAAGTCATTTTTTGAATTTGAAGAcaccattttcaaaagaaaatttcctAAATGGAACAGAATACTTTTtgagccttttttaaaaattggattctCTCCCAACAATCTTGACAATTTCAAATAGATCCCATTGTTTCTCATGGGAAGAAAACCACTCCCTTTTCATTGCAATTCTCACAGTATGGCCTTGGATAAGAcatttatttaacctttctggagaaaatactactttttccttatctgtcacaTATTGCTATATGTTGAACAGTaattatatctatatgcatatatacatttatatgtatttttcagtcatttgggGTGAAAGAAGACTTTAAAATTAGGAAGGCACTACAGTTCAaacatgccttttaaaaaaaatctatcaaatgAGGTTCCATGTAATGGTATTTTCCAAAGCTCTCAGTCCTTAGGACCACCTATGTAGAGCTTGTATGTATGTTAGAGATCATCATACAAAAGCTCCCCTTCTCTATCCTTCCCATTTTataatggggaaaccaaggccccagAATTTTAGGTATCATATCACCCAACTTATAACTTAAATTTTTGTAACTAGACATGTGTGAAGATTGATTAAgaacatataaaaattaaatattttcagcTTTCACTTGGAACCTACGTACAAATGCATGAGTAATACATCTGTCTAATATTCCTTTGTAAGAAATCAGTCCAAACCAATGTATATGTGGATGTTCTCCATGTCCCTTAACATGAGCCTTGGCCCATCTGTGGGAAGAATGTTTGGATCACAACATGGCCACTCTGGCTGAAAATAAATGTGTATTCACACTGCAGATTTTCCCTTTCATACCTGAATTCATTCCCTAGCTGAGAAAAATAGCCATTtatactttcaaacacaagaaaccATTTCGAGATGCATCTATTTGTTGAATTTGTGAGGGCGGTAATAAAGGTGATGCCTGCAATGGGCAGGAGGCTGAACTAGGGGACCCCTAAAAGTTCTTTTAATAATGAGATTCTATGACTTGATGAACTCTGATCATAGCACAGGGActtcatttatttgtttctttgtttgtttgttttgctgggCCCAAGCCTTCATTGCTATAAAGAGCTCCTGGTGAAGACATTGTCTAtgccaaagaaaaacagaaccttCTCTTCACCTGATACCTTGGAGCGTTCCCTGAGCCCCTAAGGGGATTAATGGCCCCAGAGCCTGCCTCTAAGATCAGCTCTCTATTCAGTAGTCTAAGGGTGCCATAAGTGAAGTGATCCCATATGTTTAATTCAAAGTAAGACCATAGAATTCAGAGCAGGAAAGGACTACGAAGATCATTGAGCCCAGGGGCTCTTCACCTGGGCTCCACAGACCTCCTATCTGCCCATGGATCAAtttcaaggggtctgtgaacATAGATGggaaaatgcatctttatttttactaacctttgTGTGAAGTTTAGCATTCCCTTCAATTATGAATGCAGGCGGCAAAATGTAATTCTGAGAAAGCTTCGTTcacctgccaaaggggtccatgatacaaaaaatatTAACCCTAAATCTAGTCCAgtccttggagtcagagagaccaggTTCAATTTCCAAGTCTgattgacacttactacctgtgtgactgtgagtaAATCCcttctgtgggcttcagtttcctcatctacaaaaaggaGAGGGTGGGACTAGAGAGTCTTAAAGGATTCTTCTAGCTCCAGAGCAATGAGCCATagtgggaggagagagggcatgaCTTGCTACAAGCTCACACAGGTTAAgtcacagagtcaggatttgaatccaggtctttgaatccaaatctattcttttttccccaagtacCACTCATCCCCATGAGTGAGCCAAATTACCTCATTTGTGTTTTGACTGTTtgcattaatggaaaaaaaacatttttgcatctTTTTCAAAATGATTTGTAAAGTTGTACTGGGTGACATCCCACGGCTTCTCCAGAGTCTTTTCCAGACAGACCAGCATATATTACTAAGGCTTTTCTGACAATTAGATTCCATTCCCCAAATATATCTACAAAGCAGCAAGCATTATAAAATATGACTCAGTTAACAGAATAATGTCTGTTCTTACTGCCAAGAAGGCCTTACAGACTACACAATTCTATTCCTAATAGGAGACCTTTAAATCTTacctttttcagccattctccttGGTGCCAAAAGTGTTTGTATGGGACAAGGTCTGGCTGCTTGGCTATTGTCATCGAGACCTGCCTTGAGTTTTAAATAGAGGGGTATCTGGAATGTGTGACAGCCGCCTCCCTCACCCTTTGCCAGTCTTCTCCTGGGTGATGTCAGACATTAGGAAGGGTAAAATTTCTGACCCCTTCAGTTTGCTATGGAACAAGACCAGAAGCTCTTAGGACTTGAAGACTAAAACAAAGGAATCAGACTTGGTGAACCTCATCCAGGAGACTGGATGATTCTTATTTTGTGTTATGATGAGAATGagttcctttctacttttcctgGGAGATCACATAGGCGTGCTGAGGTATCGACCAAAGGGAAGACATGAAGGTAGCAACCAGCTTGAAGACTGGTCAGGTAAGGCTTTGAGATGGACCCTGATTTGCTGGTCCAAGGACCTCTCTTCTACACTGTGGCccatttgctaaaaaaaaaatactggggtATATTGTGTGGTAAATCtgaataatgcagagtgaaggagtGATGAGAGGAATTTATTTATAGCCTGATGCTTGTCCAAATGACTCTAGGAAACCTCTCCTGCCTTTCCCAGAGTTAATAATAACAGCTCTTGTTTATCTAGAGCTTTAAAGTTGCAGAGTGCTTTCATCCCATTACCACATTGGATTGCTTATTATGTTCcttgatatattttaaaagaataaatcatCCTTGCAATATAAAGATAAGTGAGATTGATTCATTTCTGAAACAATCAAGAGAGTTTCCAGAAAGGTCATATTttgatttacttatttttttaagttcagatttGGGAGATTATccaggaactcccagtgtggaaactctctgCACTGATGCATATCAGCAAGCCACCAACAGTTTATTGTCTTGAGGAGTCCCATGGGTCGATGAAGGATTAAGAGGCTT
It encodes the following:
- the STRIT1 gene encoding sarcoplasmic/endoplasmic reticulum calcium ATPase regulator DWORF — translated: MAEKESTPSNMLVPLLLLIGWIVGCVVMVYVIFS